One Actinomadura viridis genomic region harbors:
- a CDS encoding amino acid deaminase/aldolase: protein MNLRERYDTATAGLEAPFAVVDLAAFRDNAADLVRRAAGTPIRVASKSVRCRALLEDVLAMEGFAGVMAFTLPEALWLSGHGTCDDILVAYPTADRTAIAALAADERAARAVTLMVDSAAHLDMIEAAAGDRPVRVCLDIDAAYRPMGGRVRFGARRSPLRTPAEARAMAEEILKRPGLRLVGLMAYESQIAGVGDTPPGRPARARAIRAMQRRSRLELARRRAAIVREVRELAELEFVNGGGTGSVESTARERAVTEVAAGSGLYQPHLFDHYSNFTGRPAALFALPVVRRPGPGVVTCLGGGYLASGPADAMRLPQPYLPTGLSYDSDEGAGEVQTPLIGPVADRLSVGDRVWFRHTKAGELCERFDALHLVDGDRLVRTVPTYRGEGATFL from the coding sequence ATGAACCTCCGGGAACGTTACGACACCGCCACCGCCGGCCTGGAGGCGCCGTTCGCGGTCGTCGACCTGGCCGCGTTCCGTGACAACGCCGCCGATCTGGTCCGCCGCGCCGCCGGCACGCCGATCCGGGTGGCCAGCAAGTCGGTGCGCTGCCGTGCCCTCCTGGAGGACGTGCTGGCGATGGAGGGGTTCGCCGGCGTCATGGCGTTCACCCTCCCCGAGGCCCTGTGGCTCTCCGGCCACGGCACCTGCGACGACATCCTGGTCGCCTACCCGACCGCGGACCGGACCGCCATCGCCGCCCTGGCCGCCGACGAGCGCGCCGCCCGGGCCGTCACCCTCATGGTCGACTCGGCCGCCCATCTCGACATGATCGAGGCGGCGGCGGGCGACCGCCCGGTCCGCGTCTGCCTGGACATCGACGCCGCGTACCGGCCCATGGGCGGGCGGGTCCGGTTCGGCGCGCGCCGATCCCCGCTGCGCACCCCGGCCGAGGCGCGGGCGATGGCCGAGGAGATCCTCAAGCGGCCGGGCCTGCGCCTGGTGGGGCTCATGGCGTACGAGTCGCAGATCGCCGGGGTGGGCGACACCCCGCCGGGACGGCCCGCGAGGGCCCGCGCCATCCGGGCGATGCAGCGCCGCTCCCGGCTGGAGCTGGCCCGGCGCCGGGCCGCGATCGTCCGGGAGGTCCGCGAGCTGGCCGAGCTGGAGTTCGTCAACGGCGGGGGCACCGGGAGCGTCGAGTCCACCGCCCGCGAGCGCGCCGTCACCGAGGTCGCCGCCGGGTCGGGGCTCTACCAGCCGCACCTGTTCGACCACTACTCCAACTTCACCGGCCGACCGGCCGCGCTGTTCGCGCTGCCCGTCGTCCGCCGCCCCGGCCCCGGCGTGGTCACCTGCCTGGGCGGCGGCTACCTGGCCTCCGGACCGGCCGACGCGATGCGCCTCCCCCAGCCGTACCTGCCGACGGGGCTGTCGTACGACTCCGACGAGGGCGCCGGCGAGGTCCAGACCCCGCTGATCGGTCCCGTCGCCGACCGGCTGAGCGTCGGGGACCGGGTGTGGTTCCGGCACACCAAGGCCGGGGAGCTGTGCGAACGCTTCGACGCCCTGCACCTCGTCGACGGTGACCGGCTCGTCCGCACCGTCCCCACCTACCGCGGCGAGGGCGCCACCTTCCTCTAG
- a CDS encoding alpha/beta hydrolase family esterase encodes MRRLLPAPFPALPALLALFLSAAVALAGCSGTPGGDGPGGGEPGAEGTRKPRATEKAPATVRGIPTRTGTHKQKLDVGTFGHREYLLHVPPELTRTSWRDGRPRAPLPLVLALHGGLANMGKMRALTGYDAIADDEGFLVAYPDGFMTTWNAGDCCGAAKIGKIDDVGFLTRLIDTLTGAGLADPDRVYVAGFSNGAGMAYRMACERPGKVAGIGVVEGALVTECDPDRPVSAMIVHGTADRNVPFGGGGRRDINDGRPFPPVTEAVDFWRKVAGVPAPTRRLRGPGGGTACSATGKGRDGAAVAFCKIEGGTHHWPAGTSRMLWDFFAGHPRGR; translated from the coding sequence CGGCCCCCTTCCCCGCCCTCCCCGCCCTCCTGGCCCTCTTCCTGAGCGCCGCCGTCGCCCTGGCGGGCTGCAGCGGCACCCCGGGCGGCGACGGCCCCGGGGGCGGCGAGCCTGGCGCGGAGGGAACGCGGAAGCCGCGCGCGACCGAGAAGGCCCCCGCGACGGTACGCGGCATCCCCACCCGTACCGGCACCCACAAGCAGAAACTGGACGTCGGCACGTTCGGGCACCGCGAGTACCTGCTGCACGTCCCTCCCGAGCTGACCCGGACCTCCTGGCGTGACGGCAGGCCCCGCGCACCGCTGCCGCTGGTCCTGGCCCTGCACGGCGGGCTCGCGAACATGGGCAAGATGCGCGCGCTGACCGGGTACGACGCCATCGCCGACGACGAGGGCTTCCTGGTCGCCTATCCCGACGGGTTCATGACCACCTGGAACGCGGGCGACTGCTGCGGGGCCGCCAAGATCGGCAAGATCGACGACGTCGGCTTCCTGACCCGGCTGATCGACACGCTGACCGGGGCCGGGCTGGCCGATCCGGACCGGGTGTACGTGGCCGGCTTCTCCAACGGGGCGGGCATGGCCTACCGGATGGCCTGCGAGAGGCCCGGGAAGGTCGCCGGGATCGGGGTGGTCGAGGGCGCCCTGGTGACCGAGTGCGATCCGGACCGGCCGGTCTCGGCGATGATCGTCCACGGCACCGCCGACCGGAACGTGCCGTTCGGCGGCGGCGGGCGCCGCGACATCAACGACGGCCGCCCGTTCCCGCCGGTCACCGAGGCCGTCGACTTCTGGCGGAAGGTCGCCGGCGTGCCCGCCCCCACCCGGAGGCTGCGCGGGCCCGGCGGCGGCACCGCCTGCTCGGCGACGGGCAAGGGCCGGGACGGGGCCGCGGTGGCGTTCTGCAAGATCGAGGGCGGCACCCACCACTGGCCGGCCGGGACGAGCCGGATGCTCTGGGACTTCTTCGCCGGCCACCCGCGGGGCCGCTGA
- a CDS encoding SIMPL domain-containing protein has translation MTNAPVISVRGEAVLEVEPELARLSVHVQSQERDRREALDRLAERNQRCLDLIKSYGEAVERLETGGLSITPQLKYRRKEGDIRAYQGTVWIRFTVVDFAVLGELVARLGDLERTYVHGPDWGLRHDSEVYKRAARQAANEAVQRARSYAEALGATITGLVELADEGLTRDSRGRPAEPVALMAGYGGAASASADEPPPIDLEPATQVVRAAVEARFTATAPAELG, from the coding sequence ATGACGAACGCACCAGTGATCAGCGTCCGCGGTGAGGCCGTCCTGGAGGTCGAACCGGAGCTCGCCCGGCTGTCGGTGCACGTCCAGTCCCAGGAACGCGACCGCCGCGAGGCCCTGGACCGGCTGGCCGAACGCAACCAGCGGTGCCTCGACCTCATCAAGTCCTACGGCGAGGCGGTCGAGCGGCTGGAGACCGGAGGGCTGTCGATCACGCCCCAGCTGAAGTACCGGCGCAAGGAGGGCGACATCCGCGCCTACCAGGGCACGGTGTGGATCCGGTTCACCGTCGTCGACTTCGCGGTGCTCGGGGAGCTGGTGGCCCGGCTGGGCGACCTCGAACGCACCTACGTGCACGGCCCCGACTGGGGGCTGCGCCACGACAGCGAGGTCTACAAGCGGGCGGCGCGGCAGGCGGCGAACGAGGCCGTCCAGCGGGCGCGCAGCTACGCCGAGGCGCTGGGCGCCACCATCACCGGCCTGGTCGAGCTGGCCGACGAAGGGCTCACCCGCGATTCCCGCGGGCGCCCCGCCGAGCCCGTGGCCCTGATGGCGGGCTACGGCGGGGCGGCCTCGGCCTCGGCCGACGAGCCGCCGCCGATCGACCTGGAACCGGCCACGCAGGTCGTCCGGGCGGCCGTGGAGGCCCGCTTCACCGCGACCGCCCCGGCGGAGCTGGGCTGA